The genomic stretch TCCAGTCGTGGTAGTCGCTGAAGAGGAAGGGGAAGGAGCCGCGGGTGACGAAGTCACGGCTCAAGCCCAGCTTGTCGTAGAAGCCCCGCATGTTGAACTTCTCGATGAGCATGCCGATGCTGCCGGTGATCGTCGTCGGCTGCGCCACGATGCGGTTGGCGTGGAAGGACATCATGTAACCGCCGGACGCGGCCACGTCCACCATGGAGACGACGATGGGCTTGCGCTGGCGCACGTGCTCGACGGCGTGGCTGATCATGTCGCTGGCCACGATCTCACCGCCCGGGCTGTCGACGCGGAGCACCACGGCCTCGATGGTCTTGTCGTCGGCGACGTCCTCCAGATCACGTACGACCTCGCTGGCCCCGAGGATGGCGCCGAAGGTGGGGGCGTAGTCGTTGGCGCCGCGCAAGATGAGGCCGCGGGCATGCACCACGGCGATGGCCTTGCTGCCGTGCACCGCCAGCCGGTGACGCGCCTCGTGCCGGTAGTCTTCGACGTCCAGCAGCGGCGTGTCGAGGGAGCGCCGTACGTACTGGCGCACCACGTCCTCCCGGTGCCGCACGCCGTCGAGGAGCCCGAGCTCCATCGCCTCGTCCGGCGTCAGGATCCCTCGGTCCACCGCCTCCTCCAGGTCGGCCCGTCCCAGGTTGCGCCGCGACTCCAGGGTCTCGAGGAATTCGCTCCACAGATCGTCCAGCAGCCACTCGTACTGCTCCCGCGCTTCCGCGGACATGTTGCGCCGGATCTCCGGCTCGACGGCGTCCTTGTAGGCGCCGATGCGGCTCACGTTGGGGCGGATGGCAAGCTTGTCCAGGGTGCCCTTGAAGTACATCGGCCCCACCCCGAGTCCGTTCAGGAACACCCGTCCCGTGGGAGGCATGTAGATCGAATCGCAGGCCGAACCCACCAGCAGGCCCACCTCGCCGAGAACCGGCCCGTGCGCCACCACGGGCTTGCCGGACTCGCGGAAGCGAAGGATGGCCTGGTGCAGCTCCGTGGCCTTCCCCCAGCCGATGTCGGGCTCGTCGATTTCGACCAGCACGGAGCCGATGCGGTCGTCGTCGGCAGCGGCCTGCAAGCACTCCAGGATGTCGTTCTGCGACAGCGGCTCCCGGTGCAGGAAGGGAATCGAGGGCAGCGTGGGGTACTCGATGATCTCGCCGCTCAGGTGCACCCGCAACATGGTTCCGGATTCGAGCGCCGGAGCGGTGGGGCGCAAGAGGCTACCGAGGGCGAAAAGGCCGACGAGGAAAAGGAGCATCTGGCTGAAGAACAGCGCCAGAACCAGTCTCAAGAAACGGCGCATCGGCGTCTTTCAGAAATACAACGTGAGACCGAGTAAGCCGCCGGCGAACAACCCCGCATCGACGATGCTCTCGCCGATGTCGAGGTAGTTCAGGCTCAAGCCGGCGGAGATCGTGGCGTTGCCGCTGATCCAGAATTCGTAGCCGGCGTCCCCGAAGACCGACACGCCCCACTCGTCGATGCGCTTCCCGTGGGTCTGAGCCTCTTCCTCCTCCACCGGGACCTCGGCGGTTCCGGCCCAGCCGAGACCGCCGCCGGCGCGCAAGTAGATGCCCCCGCTCGGTCCCACGGGATTCCCCGGGTACCAGGTGAGACCCAAGGAGAGGTTTTGCAAGCTGCGGCGGATCTTGATGGGAACCTCGCCGAGCTCGATCATCCAGGCTTCGTAGTGGGTTCCCACCATGAAGCGAGTGGAAGGCTTCCAGCCGAAATGGATCTGCGGCGCGGAGCCACTGCGGTAGACGTGCTCGCCTAACTCGGCGTCGTCGAAGAACCCCCGGCCGAAACCCCAGCCCACACCCACCATCCAGGTGGGACGTTCCTGAAAGCGCATGGCGCTCGCCGCCGGTGCCCAGGCGAGAAGGGCGAGAATCGTCCAGGTCGAACTGAGGGCGGTGATCGGACGCACGGCCGGCTCCGGAGAATCGACACCGACCTTCCCGGGTCGGGCGCAACCACTCTACGGGTGACGGCAAGTTGGCGCAAGCTCTGCGGTGGCACCTCGTGCTAGATTCTCCCGTCCGCATGCAGCCAGAGTCGGATTCGGAGCGGGAACGCGGGCAGGTCACGAACTAGTGCTGGCGCGCGCACAGTCGAGGGATTTCCAGCCGCCGGCCGTGGCGGCGCGGCGCTGGCGTTGCCGGACACTGGGTACGACGCACGCGCTTCCGGCGCTCCTCCTCGCTGGTGCACTCTGCAGCGCGGGCACGAGCCACGCCGAGCCAGCGCAACACCCGGTCAACTTCTCCTTCTTCTACCCCCTCAGCACCAACCGGGACCCCATGGTGGAGACCCACTTC from Candidatus Krumholzibacteriia bacterium encodes the following:
- the sppA gene encoding signal peptide peptidase SppA, coding for MRRFLRLVLALFFSQMLLFLVGLFALGSLLRPTAPALESGTMLRVHLSGEIIEYPTLPSIPFLHREPLSQNDILECLQAAADDDRIGSVLVEIDEPDIGWGKATELHQAILRFRESGKPVVAHGPVLGEVGLLVGSACDSIYMPPTGRVFLNGLGVGPMYFKGTLDKLAIRPNVSRIGAYKDAVEPEIRRNMSAEAREQYEWLLDDLWSEFLETLESRRNLGRADLEEAVDRGILTPDEAMELGLLDGVRHREDVVRQYVRRSLDTPLLDVEDYRHEARHRLAVHGSKAIAVVHARGLILRGANDYAPTFGAILGASEVVRDLEDVADDKTIEAVVLRVDSPGGEIVASDMISHAVEHVRQRKPIVVSMVDVAASGGYMMSFHANRIVAQPTTITGSIGMLIEKFNMRGFYDKLGLSRDFVTRGSFPFLFSDYHDWSAQEESLIARQQWGDYERWIQDIAKSRKLEASKVDDLGRGRVWTGQQALEHGLLDELGGQERAVELARELAEIPAGTKTRLVHYPEERSFLDLLLQESDALWASARQRLDVSPRLPRGTRWSILELGFLP